A genomic segment from Acyrthosiphon pisum isolate AL4f chromosome A3, pea_aphid_22Mar2018_4r6ur, whole genome shotgun sequence encodes:
- the LOC100161169 gene encoding restriction of telomere capping protein 5 isoform X3, translated as MGNHNSFNLNHKDQLHSARINSLNKDPTLGMLPMEKLGKLLIQKSLEEDSINGIGCGVFKMYADGKEEIDQDQFRDLLIAVYKLAMDHYPEGPQSCRYIFKTVQSVVDSAFHKKLTLKVGYLTNWILQHCPRLIVLLHRYIVHILSTGYRSVIEKCPYSKPNENEPNDLELTTPVLEQENLFKTEKNPLLPLSQVWILSTTLPALYTQPILHSKPTPNCFNTQNFLSKFLDFSCPSHWTLLYNSNQHGIGSNRFLHHVLSYRGPTLTFLRGDEGVLFCMGGTSEWRESHQYWGGDDTIILQLLPTYKVINRGPKSMYLNTSIRGYPKGIRAGNDPRKPSIEVDDSFQHVTHCGIPYKLESVEVWGCGSPKNREVQLDIKNWQIKEAEKTRKLKMTSKEWLDHPDRYLLELAGRQTYSTS; from the exons atgggcAATCATAATAGTTTCAATTTAAATCACAAGGACCAATTACACTCTGCCAGGATTAATTCACTCAACAAGGACCCAACGCTCGGCATGTTACCAATGGAGAAACTTGGAaag TTATTGATTCAAAAGAGTTTAGAAGAAGATTCAATTAATGGCATAGGCTGTGGTGTATTTAAG ATGTATGCTGATGGAAAAGAAGAAATTGATCAAGACCAATTTCGAGATCTACTAATAGCTGTTTATAAACTTGCAATGGATCATTATCCTGAAGGGCCTCAGTCATGTCGTTATATATTTAAGACTGTCCAATCTGTTGTTGATTCTGCA tttcataaaaaattaacactaaAAGTGGGATACTTGACCAATTGGATACTTCAACATTGTCCACGGTTAATTGTCCTACTTCATCGGTATATTGTCCACATCTTATCCACTGGTTACAGATCCGTTATTGAAAAGTGCCCATATTCCAAACctaat GAAAACGAACCTAAT gaTCTCGAATTGACAACACCAGTTTTGGAACAAGAGAACTTGttcaaaaccgaaaaaaatccATTATTGCCATTGTCTCAAGTGTGGATATTATCTACAACATTACCAGCATTATATACTCAACCAATTTTGCATTCCAAACCAACACCAAATTGTTTCAATACTCAAAACTTCTTATCAAAAttt TTGGACTTTTCTTGTCCATCACATTGGACACTATTGTACAACAGCAATCAACACGGTATCGGaagtaatag gtttttaCACCACGTGCTGAGTTATCGGGGGCCAACGTTAACATTCTTGCGTGGTGATGAAGGCGTCTTATTTTGCATGGGAGGCACGTCCGAATGGCGGGAGTCACACCAGTACTGGGGTGGAGATGACACCATCATTTTGCAATTATTACCCACTTATAAAGTAATCAACC GTGGTCCGAAATCTATGTATTTGAACACATCCATACGTGGATACCCAAAGGGCATCAGAGCTGGTAATGACCCCCGAAAACCATCAATTGAAGTTGATGACTCGTTTCAACATGTTACACACTGTGGCATACCATACAAGTTAGAAAGCGTTGAAGTATGGGGTTGTGGTTCACCAAAAAATAG agaaGTACAATTGGATATAAAGAATTGGCAAATCAAAGAGGCCGAGAAGAcccgaaaattaaaaatgacatcTAAAGAATGGTTAGATCACCCAGATAGATACTTACTAGAGTTGGCTGGACGCCAGACATATTCAACATCGTAA
- the LOC100161169 gene encoding restriction of telomere capping protein 5 isoform X1 produces the protein MGNHNSFNLNHKDQLHSARINSLNKDPTLGMLPMEKLGKLLIQKSLEEDSINGIGCGVFKRYLFPQYPEMARKLFAFLVTSSGGPASSHVISYSNFKTQTERLLSVLADDRQVLMYVMMYADGKEEIDQDQFRDLLIAVYKLAMDHYPEGPQSCRYIFKTVQSVVDSAFHKKLTLKVGYLTNWILQHCPRLIVLLHRYIVHILSTGYRSVIEKCPYSKPNENEPNDLELTTPVLEQENLFKTEKNPLLPLSQVWILSTTLPALYTQPILHSKPTPNCFNTQNFLSKFLDFSCPSHWTLLYNSNQHGIGSNRFLHHVLSYRGPTLTFLRGDEGVLFCMGGTSEWRESHQYWGGDDTIILQLLPTYKVINRGPKSMYLNTSIRGYPKGIRAGNDPRKPSIEVDDSFQHVTHCGIPYKLESVEVWGCGSPKNREVQLDIKNWQIKEAEKTRKLKMTSKEWLDHPDRYLLELAGRQTYSTS, from the exons atgggcAATCATAATAGTTTCAATTTAAATCACAAGGACCAATTACACTCTGCCAGGATTAATTCACTCAACAAGGACCCAACGCTCGGCATGTTACCAATGGAGAAACTTGGAaag TTATTGATTCAAAAGAGTTTAGAAGAAGATTCAATTAATGGCATAGGCTGTGGTGTATTTAAG cgTTACTTGTTTCCACAATATCCTGAAATGGCTCGCAAACTTTTTGCATTTCTGGTTACTTCATCTGGTGGTCCTGCTTCTTCCCATGTAATTAgttattcaaactttaaaacCCAAACTGAACGTTTGTTGAGTGTTTTGGCTGATGACCGCCAAGTATTGATGTACGTCATG ATGTATGCTGATGGAAAAGAAGAAATTGATCAAGACCAATTTCGAGATCTACTAATAGCTGTTTATAAACTTGCAATGGATCATTATCCTGAAGGGCCTCAGTCATGTCGTTATATATTTAAGACTGTCCAATCTGTTGTTGATTCTGCA tttcataaaaaattaacactaaAAGTGGGATACTTGACCAATTGGATACTTCAACATTGTCCACGGTTAATTGTCCTACTTCATCGGTATATTGTCCACATCTTATCCACTGGTTACAGATCCGTTATTGAAAAGTGCCCATATTCCAAACctaat GAAAACGAACCTAAT gaTCTCGAATTGACAACACCAGTTTTGGAACAAGAGAACTTGttcaaaaccgaaaaaaatccATTATTGCCATTGTCTCAAGTGTGGATATTATCTACAACATTACCAGCATTATATACTCAACCAATTTTGCATTCCAAACCAACACCAAATTGTTTCAATACTCAAAACTTCTTATCAAAAttt TTGGACTTTTCTTGTCCATCACATTGGACACTATTGTACAACAGCAATCAACACGGTATCGGaagtaatag gtttttaCACCACGTGCTGAGTTATCGGGGGCCAACGTTAACATTCTTGCGTGGTGATGAAGGCGTCTTATTTTGCATGGGAGGCACGTCCGAATGGCGGGAGTCACACCAGTACTGGGGTGGAGATGACACCATCATTTTGCAATTATTACCCACTTATAAAGTAATCAACC GTGGTCCGAAATCTATGTATTTGAACACATCCATACGTGGATACCCAAAGGGCATCAGAGCTGGTAATGACCCCCGAAAACCATCAATTGAAGTTGATGACTCGTTTCAACATGTTACACACTGTGGCATACCATACAAGTTAGAAAGCGTTGAAGTATGGGGTTGTGGTTCACCAAAAAATAG agaaGTACAATTGGATATAAAGAATTGGCAAATCAAAGAGGCCGAGAAGAcccgaaaattaaaaatgacatcTAAAGAATGGTTAGATCACCCAGATAGATACTTACTAGAGTTGGCTGGACGCCAGACATATTCAACATCGTAA
- the LOC100159036 gene encoding uncharacterized protein LOC100159036 isoform X1, translating to MSGGADDKMKEDNECRTMRPKLKYSMSYCPSMSRPLDFSVKGPVPIYIHKKQKVLTGCSYIELKLQKHSKVGEITFRNYYTASVSVLLLKSNTLQGPPMGSRNWEVGIKNRTLMNQPHCENGAQDYFSLFSTEAWNNVSKLKIILRQPSPMCKTFHLEEIKLYADVPRFGRPFFEQKLPPYLIHNTTAAISWRPSTKTYNEMQFAHRPDTNNKTQCFGYVVEQVPNNYDSSKIM from the exons ATGAGCGGCGGTGCCGACGACAAAATGAAAGAAGACAACGAATGCCGTACAATGAG ACCGAAACTGAAATACTCGATGTCGTACTGCCCGTCCATGTCTAGGCCGTTGGACTTTAGCGTAAAAGGTCCCGTGCCGATTTACATACACAAAAAACAGAAAGTTCTGACCGGTTGTTCGTACATCGAACTCAAGTTGCAAAAACACTCAAAG GTGGGCGAAATAACGTTCAGAAACTATTACACAGCCAGCGTGAGCGTGCTACTGTTAAAATCGAATACACTGCAAGGACCGCCGATGGGATCGAGAAACTGGGAGGTGGGCATCAAGAACCGAACTCTGATGAACCAACCACACTGCGAGAACGGAGCCCAAGACTATTTCTCGCTGTTTTCCACCGAG gcGTGGAACAACGTTTCAAAGCTTAAAATCATACTCAGACAACCGTCGCCAATGTGCAAGACATTCCACTTGGAAGAAATCAAGCTGTATGCCGACGTGCCCAGGTTTGGCCGGCCATTTTTTGAG CAAAAACTACCACCTTATCTGATTCATAACACCACGGCAGCCATTTCGTGGAGACCAAGTACAAAGACCTACAATGAAATGCAATTTGCGCATAGACCCGATACAAATaataag aCTCAATGTTTTGGTTATGTAGTTGAACAAGTGCCAAACAATTATGACagttcaaaaataatgtaa
- the LOC100159036 gene encoding uncharacterized protein LOC100159036 isoform X2, translating to MFFSSQTATPKLVILLNRPKLKYSMSYCPSMSRPLDFSVKGPVPIYIHKKQKVLTGCSYIELKLQKHSKVGEITFRNYYTASVSVLLLKSNTLQGPPMGSRNWEVGIKNRTLMNQPHCENGAQDYFSLFSTEAWNNVSKLKIILRQPSPMCKTFHLEEIKLYADVPRFGRPFFEQKLPPYLIHNTTAAISWRPSTKTYNEMQFAHRPDTNNKTQCFGYVVEQVPNNYDSSKIM from the exons ATGTTCTTCTCGTCGCAAACAGCGACGCCTAAACTGGTTATTTTACTAAATAg ACCGAAACTGAAATACTCGATGTCGTACTGCCCGTCCATGTCTAGGCCGTTGGACTTTAGCGTAAAAGGTCCCGTGCCGATTTACATACACAAAAAACAGAAAGTTCTGACCGGTTGTTCGTACATCGAACTCAAGTTGCAAAAACACTCAAAG GTGGGCGAAATAACGTTCAGAAACTATTACACAGCCAGCGTGAGCGTGCTACTGTTAAAATCGAATACACTGCAAGGACCGCCGATGGGATCGAGAAACTGGGAGGTGGGCATCAAGAACCGAACTCTGATGAACCAACCACACTGCGAGAACGGAGCCCAAGACTATTTCTCGCTGTTTTCCACCGAG gcGTGGAACAACGTTTCAAAGCTTAAAATCATACTCAGACAACCGTCGCCAATGTGCAAGACATTCCACTTGGAAGAAATCAAGCTGTATGCCGACGTGCCCAGGTTTGGCCGGCCATTTTTTGAG CAAAAACTACCACCTTATCTGATTCATAACACCACGGCAGCCATTTCGTGGAGACCAAGTACAAAGACCTACAATGAAATGCAATTTGCGCATAGACCCGATACAAATaataag aCTCAATGTTTTGGTTATGTAGTTGAACAAGTGCCAAACAATTATGACagttcaaaaataatgtaa
- the LOC103310673 gene encoding histone H1B-like, whose amino-acid sequence MCIFRHLVLVTIIYHRGISAASYRPREPGLRDTSSCEVKPKKAVVAKKKKSIVKKVEAAGTPKKKKLVAAKKPAAGEPAAKKAKKAAATKPKATTTKKPAAVKPKSKKTPIKKTAAPKKK is encoded by the coding sequence atgtgtatatttagacatttagttTTAGTCACAATAATATACCATCGTGGCATCAGTGCAGCGTCGTACAGACCAAGGGAACCGGGGCTTCGGGACACTTCAAGTTGCGAGGTCAAGCCGAAAAAGGCCGTTGTAGCCAAAAAGAAGAAATCAATCGTTAAAAAAGTCGAAGCCGCCGGAACACCGAAGAAGAAGAAGCTCGTAGCCGCCAAGAAACCCGCGGCGGGCGAACCAGCAGCCAAAAAAGCGAAAAAGGCCGCTGCAACCAAACCCAAGGCGACTACAACGAAAAAGCCGGCCGCTGTCAAACCCAAATCGAAGAAAACTCCAATCAAGAAAACCGCAGCTCCCAAAAAGAAGTAG
- the LOC100161169 gene encoding restriction of telomere capping protein 5 isoform X2, with protein sequence MGNHNSFNLNHKDQLHSARINSLNKDPTLGMLPMEKLGKLLIQKSLEEDSINGIGCGVFKRYLFPQYPEMARKLFAFLVTSSGGPASSHVISYSNFKTQTERLLSVLADDRQVLMYVMMYADGKEEIDQDQFRDLLIAVYKLAMDHYPEGPQSCRYIFKTVQSVVDSAFHKKLTLKVGYLTNWILQHCPRLIVLLHRYIVHILSTGYRSVIEKCPYSKPNDLELTTPVLEQENLFKTEKNPLLPLSQVWILSTTLPALYTQPILHSKPTPNCFNTQNFLSKFLDFSCPSHWTLLYNSNQHGIGSNRFLHHVLSYRGPTLTFLRGDEGVLFCMGGTSEWRESHQYWGGDDTIILQLLPTYKVINRGPKSMYLNTSIRGYPKGIRAGNDPRKPSIEVDDSFQHVTHCGIPYKLESVEVWGCGSPKNREVQLDIKNWQIKEAEKTRKLKMTSKEWLDHPDRYLLELAGRQTYSTS encoded by the exons atgggcAATCATAATAGTTTCAATTTAAATCACAAGGACCAATTACACTCTGCCAGGATTAATTCACTCAACAAGGACCCAACGCTCGGCATGTTACCAATGGAGAAACTTGGAaag TTATTGATTCAAAAGAGTTTAGAAGAAGATTCAATTAATGGCATAGGCTGTGGTGTATTTAAG cgTTACTTGTTTCCACAATATCCTGAAATGGCTCGCAAACTTTTTGCATTTCTGGTTACTTCATCTGGTGGTCCTGCTTCTTCCCATGTAATTAgttattcaaactttaaaacCCAAACTGAACGTTTGTTGAGTGTTTTGGCTGATGACCGCCAAGTATTGATGTACGTCATG ATGTATGCTGATGGAAAAGAAGAAATTGATCAAGACCAATTTCGAGATCTACTAATAGCTGTTTATAAACTTGCAATGGATCATTATCCTGAAGGGCCTCAGTCATGTCGTTATATATTTAAGACTGTCCAATCTGTTGTTGATTCTGCA tttcataaaaaattaacactaaAAGTGGGATACTTGACCAATTGGATACTTCAACATTGTCCACGGTTAATTGTCCTACTTCATCGGTATATTGTCCACATCTTATCCACTGGTTACAGATCCGTTATTGAAAAGTGCCCATATTCCAAACctaat gaTCTCGAATTGACAACACCAGTTTTGGAACAAGAGAACTTGttcaaaaccgaaaaaaatccATTATTGCCATTGTCTCAAGTGTGGATATTATCTACAACATTACCAGCATTATATACTCAACCAATTTTGCATTCCAAACCAACACCAAATTGTTTCAATACTCAAAACTTCTTATCAAAAttt TTGGACTTTTCTTGTCCATCACATTGGACACTATTGTACAACAGCAATCAACACGGTATCGGaagtaatag gtttttaCACCACGTGCTGAGTTATCGGGGGCCAACGTTAACATTCTTGCGTGGTGATGAAGGCGTCTTATTTTGCATGGGAGGCACGTCCGAATGGCGGGAGTCACACCAGTACTGGGGTGGAGATGACACCATCATTTTGCAATTATTACCCACTTATAAAGTAATCAACC GTGGTCCGAAATCTATGTATTTGAACACATCCATACGTGGATACCCAAAGGGCATCAGAGCTGGTAATGACCCCCGAAAACCATCAATTGAAGTTGATGACTCGTTTCAACATGTTACACACTGTGGCATACCATACAAGTTAGAAAGCGTTGAAGTATGGGGTTGTGGTTCACCAAAAAATAG agaaGTACAATTGGATATAAAGAATTGGCAAATCAAAGAGGCCGAGAAGAcccgaaaattaaaaatgacatcTAAAGAATGGTTAGATCACCCAGATAGATACTTACTAGAGTTGGCTGGACGCCAGACATATTCAACATCGTAA